In Streptomyces puniciscabiei, a single genomic region encodes these proteins:
- a CDS encoding response regulator transcription factor has protein sequence MSPAEGDRDPQRILIVDDEPAVREALQRSLAFDGYDTEVAVDGADALEKATAYKPDLVVLDIQMPRMDGLTAARRIRGAGDTTPILMLTARDTVGDRVTGLDAGADDYLVKPFELDELFARIRALLRRSSYAAAVSAEAQEDEALTFADLRMDLATREVTRGGRQVELTRTEFTLLEMFMAHPRQVLTREQILKAVWGFDFEPSSNSLDVYVMYLRRKTEAGGEPRLVHTVRGVGYVLRQGGAE, from the coding sequence ATGAGCCCCGCCGAAGGCGACCGTGACCCGCAGCGCATCCTGATCGTCGACGACGAGCCGGCCGTACGCGAGGCGCTCCAGCGCAGCCTCGCCTTCGACGGGTACGACACGGAGGTGGCCGTCGACGGCGCGGACGCGCTGGAGAAGGCGACCGCCTACAAGCCCGACCTGGTCGTCCTGGACATCCAGATGCCGCGCATGGACGGGCTGACCGCGGCCCGCCGCATCCGCGGGGCGGGCGACACCACCCCGATTCTCATGCTCACGGCCCGCGACACCGTCGGCGACCGGGTGACCGGCCTCGACGCCGGCGCCGACGACTACCTGGTCAAGCCCTTCGAGCTGGACGAGCTGTTCGCCCGCATCCGCGCGCTGCTGCGCCGCAGCTCGTACGCGGCAGCGGTGTCGGCCGAGGCCCAGGAGGACGAGGCGCTGACCTTCGCCGACCTGCGCATGGACCTCGCGACCCGGGAGGTCACGCGCGGCGGCCGACAGGTGGAGCTGACCCGCACCGAGTTCACCCTCCTGGAGATGTTCATGGCGCACCCGCGCCAGGTCCTCACCCGCGAGCAGATCCTGAAGGCGGTCTGGGGCTTCGACTTCGAGCCCTCCTCCAACTCCCTCGACGTCTACGTCATGTACCTGCGCCGCAAGACCGAGGCCGGCGGCGAGCCCCGCCTCGTGCACACGGTGCGGGGCGTGGGGTACGTCCTGCGCCAGGGCGGCGCCGAGTGA